From a single Rhizobium lusitanum genomic region:
- the greA gene encoding transcription elongation factor GreA, producing the protein MVEKVPMTQNGFVKLQEELRWRQQEERPRIIEAISEARAHGDLSENAEYHAAKEAQSHNEGRVGELEDLTARAEVIDLSKMSGSKIKFGAKVKLIDEDTEEEKNYQIVGDQEADVKAGRISISSPIARALIGKEVGDSIEVNAPGGAKAYGILSITWG; encoded by the coding sequence ATGGTTGAAAAGGTACCGATGACACAGAACGGGTTCGTCAAGCTGCAGGAAGAACTGCGCTGGCGCCAGCAGGAAGAACGCCCGCGAATCATCGAAGCGATTTCGGAAGCCCGTGCCCATGGCGATCTTTCCGAAAACGCCGAGTACCACGCTGCCAAGGAAGCCCAGAGCCACAATGAAGGCCGCGTCGGCGAACTCGAAGACCTGACGGCACGCGCCGAAGTCATCGACCTCTCCAAGATGTCCGGCTCGAAGATCAAGTTCGGCGCCAAGGTGAAGCTCATCGACGAGGACACCGAGGAAGAGAAGAACTATCAGATCGTTGGCGACCAGGAAGCCGACGTGAAGGCCGGCCGTATCTCGATTTCGTCACCGATCGCCCGCGCGCTGATCGGCAAGGAAGTCGGCGATTCCATCGAGGTCAACGCCCCCGGCGGCGCCAAGGCCTATGGAATCCTCTCCATCACCTGGGGCTGA
- a CDS encoding glycosyltransferase family 4 protein — translation MRDREISHSSDLSEIEVIATNFKRRLSGVTSTIVQLIPKQIELGCHIVTLGPGLPEDLPRLGWARLPGLWLRPRRHRARVWHARRNNEMLVGLLLRSVLRMPLKLVFTSAAQRRHTGYTRWLIRRMDAVIATSTRSGSFLEVPHTVIQHGVDLNLFHPPEVPDDRMAASGLPGTYLVGCFGRVRHQKGTDLFVKAMIELLPRYPDWTAVICGRVTTEHRGFADELVKMVAAAGLTERIRFLGEVDSVRPWYRRATLYVAPSRNEGFGLTPLEAMASRTVVVASDAGAYAEMIVPEETGAVVPAGDGEALTKAIAFYLANPEQAIQQGENAVRHVRGEFALEKEATAIGDIYRQLLG, via the coding sequence GTGCGTGACCGCGAGATATCGCACTCAAGCGATCTCAGCGAGATCGAGGTCATCGCCACGAACTTCAAACGCCGGCTTTCCGGCGTTACCTCCACCATCGTGCAGCTCATCCCGAAGCAGATCGAGCTTGGCTGCCATATCGTCACGCTTGGCCCGGGCTTGCCGGAAGATTTGCCGAGGCTCGGCTGGGCGCGGCTTCCTGGCCTCTGGCTGAGGCCACGTCGCCATCGCGCCCGCGTCTGGCATGCCCGCCGCAACAATGAGATGCTGGTCGGACTGCTCTTACGCTCCGTGCTGCGCATGCCGCTGAAACTGGTCTTCACCTCGGCGGCCCAGCGCCGCCACACCGGCTATACGCGCTGGCTGATCCGCCGCATGGACGCGGTGATCGCCACCAGCACCCGCTCCGGCAGTTTCCTTGAGGTGCCTCACACTGTCATTCAGCATGGTGTCGACCTCAACCTGTTTCATCCGCCGGAAGTGCCCGACGACCGCATGGCCGCCAGCGGCCTACCTGGCACCTACCTGGTCGGCTGCTTCGGCCGCGTCCGCCATCAGAAGGGCACCGATCTCTTCGTCAAGGCGATGATCGAGCTTCTGCCACGCTATCCGGACTGGACGGCCGTCATCTGCGGCCGTGTGACCACTGAGCATCGCGGCTTTGCCGACGAACTGGTGAAGATGGTGGCCGCTGCCGGCCTCACTGAGCGCATCCGCTTTCTGGGTGAAGTCGATAGCGTCAGGCCCTGGTATCGCCGCGCGACGCTTTATGTCGCCCCTTCCCGCAATGAAGGTTTCGGACTGACCCCGCTGGAGGCCATGGCCTCGCGCACGGTGGTCGTCGCCTCCGACGCAGGCGCCTATGCCGAGATGATCGTGCCGGAAGAAACCGGCGCGGTCGTGCCCGCCGGCGACGGAGAGGCGCTGACCAAGGCAATCGCCTTCTATCTGGCCAATCCGGAACAGGCGATCCAGCAGGGTGAAAATGCCGTGCGCCACGTCCGCGGCGAATTCGCCCTGGAAAAGGAAGCGACAGCGATCGGCGATATCTATCGGCAATTGCTCGGCTGA
- a CDS encoding glycosyltransferase family 92 protein produces the protein MGWLKPKTADAKKLAIDPPQPQEGRHGIAIAVCVKNEARYIGEWVRFHRAVGIRHFHIYDNGSTDETCAILRDLLDADTLTIIPWAGRMKDVATGTTLNGQVIVFAHAILNFGGAYRWMAFIDVDEFLLPKEGHTVEQALEAVGGFPNVSLPWHMFATSGHATPPGGPLTLNYTMRGADPMTSKEDVRNFKCIVDPCEVTEVSVHQFQTREFGDLTANDAGKRFTRRARKSPEFYSNRFLQLNHYYTKSREELMAKLARGWAYDTSPTKYRDKVLSIVKSIEEDVVEDRAMIDFVERNRIDLGQ, from the coding sequence ATGGGTTGGCTGAAACCTAAGACTGCCGATGCCAAGAAACTGGCCATCGATCCGCCGCAGCCTCAAGAGGGCCGGCACGGGATCGCTATCGCCGTCTGCGTCAAGAATGAGGCGCGCTACATCGGGGAATGGGTGCGTTTCCATCGCGCCGTCGGTATTCGCCACTTCCATATCTACGATAACGGCTCGACGGATGAGACTTGTGCAATTCTGCGCGATCTCCTCGATGCCGACACGCTGACAATCATCCCCTGGGCCGGGCGGATGAAGGATGTTGCCACCGGCACGACGCTGAATGGCCAGGTTATTGTCTTTGCCCATGCCATCCTCAATTTCGGCGGCGCCTACCGCTGGATGGCCTTCATCGATGTCGACGAATTTCTACTGCCGAAGGAAGGGCACACCGTCGAGCAGGCGCTCGAGGCAGTAGGAGGCTTCCCGAATGTCTCGCTACCCTGGCACATGTTTGCCACCAGCGGCCATGCGACGCCTCCCGGCGGTCCGCTGACGCTGAACTACACGATGCGCGGCGCTGATCCGATGACATCAAAGGAAGATGTCCGCAACTTCAAATGCATCGTCGATCCCTGCGAGGTGACGGAAGTCAGCGTGCATCAGTTCCAGACCCGCGAATTCGGTGATCTCACGGCGAACGACGCGGGAAAGCGCTTCACGCGCCGGGCGCGGAAATCGCCGGAGTTCTATTCGAACCGGTTTCTGCAGCTCAATCACTATTACACCAAATCCCGCGAGGAGCTGATGGCGAAGCTGGCGCGCGGATGGGCGTACGACACCTCGCCGACCAAATATCGGGACAAGGTTTTGTCGATCGTCAAAAGCATCGAGGAGGATGTGGTTGAGGATCGGGCGATGATCGATTTCGTCGAGCGCAACCGCATCGATCTCGGTCAATAG
- a CDS encoding glycosyl transferase, whose amino-acid sequence MVDRPWHRTLVKLGARVLLGSSRVHAQDWFPGLNIVRKSGVGEVFYHRTKIADLSNSDRLRDGASDNIYIVGSGPSIRDSDLTSLEKDSAILLNGAIGLIGEQIAAPLAVAVEDERFVWRHSEMMRRRIKPGTICLFSVPVLRAISELDSRWLSDKTVILIDNISKPYGARRRLTDDIGKLDFVRLNAAGTAGFSFAPDLGVFQGGSVAVSALQFALYCAPKTIGFLGIDISNAGEPRFYETSDEAAFSGIARAEGRILEHFVLAREIALERGVTFVNYSPVSALLKHGFGYDDRFAAASTI is encoded by the coding sequence ATGGTGGACCGTCCCTGGCACCGAACGCTGGTCAAGCTGGGCGCGCGCGTGCTGCTCGGAAGCTCACGCGTTCATGCGCAGGACTGGTTTCCAGGGCTCAATATCGTGCGCAAGAGCGGCGTGGGGGAGGTGTTTTACCACCGCACCAAGATCGCCGATCTCTCGAATAGCGATCGGTTGCGCGACGGGGCGAGCGACAACATCTACATCGTCGGTTCCGGCCCATCGATCCGCGACAGCGATCTGACGAGCCTGGAGAAAGATAGCGCCATCCTGCTCAACGGTGCCATCGGATTGATCGGCGAGCAGATCGCCGCGCCGCTTGCCGTTGCGGTGGAGGATGAGCGTTTCGTCTGGCGGCATTCGGAGATGATGCGGCGCAGGATCAAGCCCGGTACGATCTGCCTGTTTTCAGTCCCCGTGCTCAGGGCGATTTCGGAGCTGGATAGCCGTTGGTTGTCGGACAAGACGGTTATTCTGATAGACAATATCAGTAAGCCCTATGGCGCCCGGCGCCGTCTCACAGACGATATCGGCAAGCTCGATTTTGTTCGGCTCAACGCCGCTGGCACTGCTGGTTTCTCCTTTGCGCCGGATCTGGGTGTTTTCCAGGGAGGCTCGGTCGCCGTATCGGCGCTGCAGTTCGCGCTTTATTGTGCGCCTAAAACGATCGGCTTCCTCGGGATCGACATTTCCAATGCCGGCGAGCCACGTTTTTATGAGACGAGCGATGAAGCCGCCTTTTCCGGCATCGCGCGAGCCGAGGGCCGGATACTGGAACATTTTGTTCTGGCAAGGGAAATCGCCTTGGAGCGAGGCGTGACATTTGTCAATTATTCGCCGGTTTCGGCGCTATTGAAACATGGGTTCGGCTATGATGACAGGTTCGCCGCCGCATCGACGATCTGA
- a CDS encoding Lrp/AsnC family transcriptional regulator, which translates to MLRAELDAIDIKILRELQRDGRMTNVELADRVGISAPPCLRRVRKLEEAGIIEGYHAMLNSPRLGFDLVAFCMVGLKHQSEANLKAFASATAEWPLVRQAWMVSGDSDFLLHCVAENLTRFQDFVIEVLTANEHVDTVRTMLTIRQVKKLGLVEL; encoded by the coding sequence GTGCTGCGAGCTGAACTCGACGCCATCGATATAAAGATTCTGCGGGAACTCCAGCGCGACGGACGGATGACCAATGTCGAGTTGGCCGATCGAGTCGGCATATCCGCGCCGCCCTGTCTGCGCCGGGTGCGCAAGCTGGAAGAAGCCGGCATCATCGAGGGCTATCATGCCATGCTGAACAGCCCGAGGCTCGGCTTTGACCTCGTTGCTTTTTGCATGGTTGGCCTCAAGCATCAGTCGGAGGCCAATCTCAAGGCTTTCGCAAGTGCCACGGCGGAGTGGCCGCTCGTGCGCCAGGCCTGGATGGTGTCCGGCGACAGCGATTTCTTGCTGCATTGCGTTGCGGAAAATCTCACCCGCTTCCAGGACTTCGTCATCGAAGTGCTGACGGCCAACGAGCATGTCGATACGGTCCGCACCATGCTGACCATTCGGCAGGTGAAAAAACTCGGTCTCGTGGAGCTCTAA
- the trxB gene encoding thioredoxin-disulfide reductase, whose amino-acid sequence MPARHTKVLIIGSGPAGYTAAVYAARAMLEPVLIAGMEQGGQLMITTDVENYPGFADPIQGPWLMEQMLQQAKHVGAEIVNDLVTEVDTNQRPFVARTDSGQVWTADTLIIATGAKAKWLGIESEQKFQGFGVSACATCDGFFYRNKDVIVVGGGNSAVEEALYLSNITKSVTVVHRRDSFRAEKILQERLFGKSNVKILWNTEVAEVTGTPAKPPMPPSVSGARLRDIRTGVVTDVSIDGIFVAIGHAPATELFKGKLKLKDNGYLWTAPDSTATSVEGIYAAGDVTDDTFRQAITAAGMGCMAALEAERYLTGHMPVAVAAE is encoded by the coding sequence ATGCCTGCCCGCCACACCAAGGTGCTCATCATCGGTTCCGGCCCCGCCGGCTATACGGCTGCCGTCTATGCCGCGCGCGCCATGCTGGAGCCAGTCCTGATCGCCGGCATGGAACAGGGCGGTCAGCTGATGATCACCACGGATGTCGAAAACTATCCGGGCTTTGCCGATCCGATCCAGGGCCCTTGGCTGATGGAACAGATGCTGCAGCAGGCCAAGCACGTCGGCGCCGAGATCGTCAACGATCTCGTGACCGAAGTCGACACCAATCAGCGCCCCTTCGTGGCGCGTACCGACAGCGGCCAGGTTTGGACCGCCGATACGCTGATCATCGCGACCGGCGCCAAGGCCAAGTGGCTCGGCATAGAGAGCGAACAGAAGTTCCAGGGCTTCGGCGTATCGGCTTGCGCTACCTGCGACGGCTTCTTCTATCGCAACAAGGATGTGATCGTGGTCGGCGGCGGCAACAGCGCCGTCGAGGAAGCGCTCTATCTCTCCAACATAACCAAATCGGTGACGGTGGTGCATCGCCGCGATTCCTTCCGCGCCGAAAAGATCCTGCAGGAGCGCCTGTTCGGCAAGTCGAACGTCAAGATTCTCTGGAACACCGAAGTCGCCGAAGTCACCGGAACACCGGCCAAGCCGCCGATGCCGCCATCGGTTTCCGGTGCGCGCCTGCGCGACATCCGCACGGGCGTCGTAACCGACGTGAGCATCGACGGCATTTTCGTCGCCATCGGCCATGCGCCGGCGACCGAACTGTTCAAGGGCAAACTGAAGCTCAAGGACAATGGCTACCTCTGGACCGCACCGGATTCGACTGCGACCAGCGTCGAAGGCATTTATGCCGCCGGCGACGTGACCGACGATACGTTCCGACAGGCGATCACCGCAGCGGGGATGGGCTGCATGGCCGCGCTCGAGGCGGAACGTTACCTGACTGGGCACATGCCCGTCGCCGTGGCTGCGGAGTGA
- a CDS encoding LysR family transcriptional regulator VtlR codes for MPLDWDKLRIFHAAAEAGSFTHAADKLHLSQSAISRQVSALEQDVGIKLFHRHARGLILTEQGELLYRTAHDVLLKLETVKMQLTETTDKPSGKLRVTTTVGLGQGWLTDKIQEFLQLYPDMQIQLILDNEELDVNMRHADCAIRLRQPQQSDLIQRKLFTVHMHVYAAPSYINRHGEPQSVEDLDDHRIISFGEPAPNYLLDVNWLEIAGRSSDNKRIAHLQINSQTSIKRACLLGIGIAVLPDYIVGRDPGLIQLAINADVPSFDTYFCYPDEMKNAAKLKVFRDFVVAKARNWNF; via the coding sequence ATGCCATTGGACTGGGACAAGCTGCGTATTTTTCACGCGGCTGCCGAAGCGGGATCGTTCACGCACGCAGCCGACAAACTGCATCTGTCCCAATCCGCCATCAGCCGTCAGGTCAGCGCACTCGAGCAGGATGTCGGCATCAAGCTGTTTCATCGCCATGCTCGCGGGCTGATCCTGACCGAACAAGGCGAATTGCTTTACCGCACCGCACACGACGTTCTCCTGAAGCTCGAAACGGTCAAGATGCAATTGACCGAGACGACCGACAAGCCGAGCGGCAAGCTGCGTGTGACGACGACGGTCGGCCTCGGCCAGGGCTGGCTGACCGACAAGATCCAGGAGTTCCTGCAGCTCTATCCCGATATGCAGATCCAGCTGATCCTCGACAACGAGGAGCTGGACGTGAACATGCGTCATGCTGACTGTGCCATCCGCCTGCGCCAGCCGCAGCAATCGGATCTGATCCAGCGCAAGCTCTTCACCGTGCACATGCACGTCTATGCCGCCCCCTCCTATATCAACCGCCACGGCGAGCCGCAGTCGGTGGAGGATCTGGACGATCATCGCATCATCAGTTTCGGCGAGCCTGCGCCAAACTATCTGCTCGACGTCAACTGGCTGGAGATTGCCGGGCGCTCGTCGGACAACAAACGCATTGCGCATTTGCAGATCAACAGCCAGACCTCGATCAAGCGCGCCTGTCTGCTCGGCATCGGCATCGCTGTGCTGCCGGATTATATTGTGGGACGAGACCCCGGGCTCATTCAGCTCGCGATCAATGCCGACGTGCCGTCCTTCGACACATATTTCTGCTACCCCGACGAGATGAAAAATGCGGCCAAACTTAAGGTTTTCCGCGATTTTGTCGTCGCAAAGGCACGAAACTGGAACTTCTAA
- a CDS encoding ArsR/SmtB family transcription factor, whose protein sequence is MDRTEILKALAHPARLEILNHLKDPNTYFPTQEHPLELGVCASQFERCGLSQSTVSAHLGTLLRAELVTTKRLGQWIFYKRNEETIAEFLATLQKEL, encoded by the coding sequence ATGGACAGGACTGAGATACTGAAGGCATTGGCCCACCCGGCCAGGCTCGAAATCCTCAATCACCTCAAGGATCCAAACACATATTTTCCCACTCAGGAGCACCCGCTGGAGCTGGGCGTCTGCGCTAGCCAGTTCGAGCGCTGCGGCCTATCGCAATCGACCGTCTCGGCCCACCTCGGCACATTGCTGCGCGCAGAGCTGGTAACCACTAAGCGCCTTGGCCAGTGGATCTTCTACAAGCGCAACGAGGAAACCATCGCCGAATTCCTCGCGACCTTGCAGAAGGAACTCTGA
- a CDS encoding alkene reductase, whose translation MTKLFEPTKLGDISIANRIVMAPLTRNRSPNAVPNDLNVKYYAQRATAGLIITEATAITHQGQGYADVPGLYSKEALDGWKKVTDAVHANGGKIVVQMWHVGRISHTSLQPNDGKPVSSTSRAAQAKTYLVHNDGTSGFADTSEPRALEAAEIPGIVEDYRKAARAAIDAGFDGVEIHAANGYLIDQFLRADVNDRTDEYGGSIENRARLLFAAVDAVTKEIGAGRTAIRISPVTPSNDASDPQPEALFTYVIERLAKYDLAYIHVVEGQTGGARDFLPFDYDALHAAYKAAGGKAGWMLNNGYDRQMAIEAVDSGRADVVAFGKPFISNPDLVRRLKENAPLNTLDQATLYGGGGKGYADYPTLDEVA comes from the coding sequence ATGACCAAACTCTTCGAACCGACAAAGCTTGGCGATATCTCCATCGCCAACCGCATCGTGATGGCACCGCTGACGCGCAACCGCTCTCCCAATGCAGTTCCGAACGATCTGAACGTCAAATATTACGCCCAGCGCGCTACGGCAGGCCTGATCATCACCGAAGCGACCGCCATCACCCATCAGGGCCAGGGCTATGCCGACGTGCCCGGTCTCTACAGCAAGGAAGCCCTCGACGGCTGGAAGAAAGTGACCGACGCCGTGCATGCCAATGGCGGCAAGATTGTCGTGCAGATGTGGCATGTGGGCCGCATCTCCCACACCAGCCTGCAGCCGAACGACGGCAAGCCGGTATCCTCCACCTCCAGGGCTGCCCAGGCCAAGACCTATCTCGTCCACAATGACGGCACCAGCGGCTTTGCAGATACCTCCGAGCCACGCGCACTTGAAGCCGCAGAGATTCCGGGGATCGTCGAAGACTATCGCAAGGCCGCCCGCGCCGCGATCGACGCCGGCTTCGACGGCGTCGAAATCCATGCCGCCAACGGTTATCTCATCGACCAGTTCCTGCGCGCCGACGTCAACGACCGCACTGACGAATATGGCGGCTCCATCGAAAACCGAGCTCGCCTCCTCTTCGCGGCGGTTGACGCCGTGACCAAGGAAATTGGCGCCGGTCGCACCGCAATCCGCATCTCGCCGGTCACGCCATCGAACGATGCCAGCGACCCGCAGCCAGAGGCACTCTTCACCTACGTCATCGAGCGTCTGGCGAAATATGATCTCGCCTATATCCACGTCGTCGAAGGCCAGACCGGTGGCGCACGCGACTTCCTGCCCTTCGATTATGATGCCCTGCACGCTGCCTATAAGGCTGCGGGCGGTAAGGCCGGCTGGATGCTCAACAACGGTTACGACCGCCAGATGGCGATCGAAGCGGTCGACAGCGGCCGGGCCGATGTCGTCGCCTTCGGCAAGCCCTTCATCTCCAACCCGGATCTGGTCCGGCGTCTGAAGGAGAATGCCCCGCTCAACACCCTCGACCAGGCAACGCTCTATGGCGGCGGTGGAAAGGGCTACGCGGACTATCCGACCCTGGACGAAGTGGCGTAA
- a CDS encoding aminoglycoside phosphotransferase family protein → MFEPYIDRWSLIAYGKPIITHSSNLLPVIWRDKPAMLKVALNIDEKFGNRVLRWWDGDGAAYVYQHDENAALLERATGPGSLLTMAMNGDDDEASRIMCRTAAKLHAPRLAELPADLVPLDRWFHELEPAARAHGGMLATCAEVAHGLLADQRDLTVLHGDIHHENILDFGPRGWLAIDPKRVYGERGYDFANTFCNPELPIVVAPGRLQRQLPIVCAETALEPKRLLRWIIAYAGLSATWFLSDGDTKNAESDFTVARIALAELQT, encoded by the coding sequence ATGTTCGAACCCTACATCGACCGTTGGTCGCTCATCGCCTATGGCAAGCCCATCATCACCCATTCCAGCAATCTCCTGCCGGTCATCTGGCGCGATAAGCCGGCCATGTTGAAGGTCGCGCTCAACATCGATGAGAAATTCGGCAATCGGGTCTTGCGCTGGTGGGACGGCGATGGGGCTGCTTACGTCTATCAACATGATGAAAACGCGGCACTTCTCGAGCGGGCAACCGGACCGGGCTCGCTGCTGACAATGGCCATGAACGGCGACGATGACGAGGCAAGCCGGATCATGTGCCGCACGGCGGCGAAGCTGCACGCGCCACGGCTGGCGGAATTGCCAGCCGATCTCGTTCCGCTTGACCGCTGGTTCCACGAGTTGGAGCCGGCCGCGCGCGCCCATGGCGGCATGCTGGCCACCTGCGCTGAGGTTGCCCACGGTCTGCTAGCAGATCAGCGGGATCTTACCGTGCTCCACGGCGATATCCACCACGAGAACATCCTGGATTTCGGCCCTCGCGGTTGGCTCGCTATCGACCCGAAGCGCGTCTACGGCGAGCGTGGCTATGACTTCGCCAACACCTTCTGTAATCCAGAACTACCGATCGTCGTCGCTCCGGGCCGCTTACAGCGGCAATTGCCGATCGTCTGCGCCGAGACGGCACTGGAGCCGAAGCGATTGCTGCGGTGGATCATCGCTTATGCCGGCCTTTCCGCCACCTGGTTCCTCAGCGACGGCGACACAAAGAATGCGGAGTCGGATTTTACCGTCGCCCGGATCGCACTTGCCGAACTCCAGACCTGA
- a CDS encoding NAD-dependent epimerase/dehydratase family protein, with amino-acid sequence MTEQMENGKTALVMGATGGIGGAVARGLAARGWRIRALNRNAAEAARREPGFDWVQGDAMQASDVLRAAEGADLIVHAVNPPGYRNWGQLVLPMLDSTIAAARAVGARIVLPGTVYNFGPDVFPDVTEDSPQRPRTRKGAIRVEMERRLKAAAESGTPIIIVRAGDFFGHHGANGWLSQAIVKPGKPVTSVSYPGRAGIGHQWAYLPDVAETIIRLIEKGDALPAFAVYHMRGHWDGDGRQMIGAIERAVEHKVKVKAFPWWVLPLAAPFVPLMKELREMRYLWNVPLQMRNDKLVAVLGEEPHTPIDVAMKASLVGIGCLPAR; translated from the coding sequence ATGACTGAGCAGATGGAGAATGGAAAGACCGCGCTCGTAATGGGTGCCACGGGCGGCATCGGCGGCGCGGTTGCCCGCGGACTTGCCGCGCGCGGCTGGCGCATCCGGGCGCTAAATCGTAATGCAGCCGAGGCCGCGCGTCGTGAACCTGGTTTCGACTGGGTGCAGGGCGATGCGATGCAGGCAAGCGATGTGCTGAGGGCGGCGGAAGGTGCGGATCTGATCGTGCACGCCGTCAACCCACCCGGATACCGCAATTGGGGGCAACTGGTGCTGCCGATGCTCGACAGTACAATCGCGGCGGCGAGGGCGGTCGGAGCGCGGATCGTTCTGCCAGGTACGGTCTATAATTTCGGGCCTGATGTCTTTCCCGACGTGACCGAGGACAGCCCGCAGCGTCCCCGGACGCGCAAGGGGGCGATCCGCGTTGAAATGGAGCGTCGTCTGAAGGCGGCGGCGGAGAGTGGGACGCCGATCATCATTGTTCGCGCCGGCGATTTCTTTGGCCACCATGGCGCTAACGGCTGGCTGTCGCAGGCCATTGTGAAGCCTGGCAAGCCGGTGACGTCGGTGAGCTATCCGGGGAGGGCGGGTATCGGCCATCAATGGGCCTATCTGCCGGATGTCGCGGAGACGATAATCCGGCTGATCGAGAAGGGCGATGCACTTCCCGCCTTCGCGGTCTATCACATGCGCGGCCATTGGGACGGTGATGGCCGGCAGATGATTGGGGCGATCGAGCGCGCAGTAGAGCATAAAGTGAAAGTGAAGGCTTTTCCGTGGTGGGTGCTGCCGCTTGCCGCACCCTTTGTGCCGCTCATGAAGGAACTGCGCGAGATGCGTTATCTCTGGAACGTGCCGTTGCAGATGAGAAACGACAAGCTCGTGGCAGTGCTCGGTGAAGAGCCGCATACCCCGATCGATGTGGCGATGAAAGCAAGTCTGGTGGGAATCGGCTGCTTGCCGGCGCGATAA